GCCGTCGAGGCGGCGGGTGGCGAGGTCGTCGCCGGACCCTACGAGTTCCCGGGCGGCCGTCGCTTCCACTTCCTCGACCCCAGCGGCAACGAGCTGGGCGTCTGGGCCGACGCCTGATCAGCCCGGCGGCCACACCTCGGGGGAGCACGCCGCGACCAGGGCGCGGCGCGAGGCACGCTCGAGGGGGTCCAGCGCCGCCCGCCGCCGGGCGATCTCGCCGACCGACACCGCGGCCCCGTCGTCCGCGAGCGCCACGTCGACGATCGCCGCCGCTGACAGGGCACGGCCGGCCAGCTCGACGCAGCGGGCGGGGGTGCCCTCGGGTGCGGGGAGCGGCTCGCGCCGGTCCGGGCCCATGAGCAGGTCCGCGGCCTCCGGGCGCCAGCGGGCGACGTCGAGCGCTGCCAGGTCGTTCGCCGTCTCGATGATCGCTCGCCGGAGCGCCCGGTCGGTCTCGCCCACGTCGGGCAGCTGCCGCCGCGCAGCAGGGAGCAGCCGCCACGTCACGACCTCGGTCCCGACGTCCGGGACGAGCGCGAGCCCGGCGGCGGGCGCCACCACCGCCTCGCCGTGCTCGAGCGCGAGGTCGTTGAGCTCCCGTGGTCCTCCGAGCCCCAGCGGGTCTCCCTCGACCGGCAGCGCCAGCCCGCAGTCTGTCGCGCCCGCGGCCCGGAGCCGGCCGAGCAGCTCGACCAGCGGCTCGCCACCCGGTCCGCAGTGCAGACGGCCGTCGGCGGCGACCGCGTCGAGGGCCAGGTCGGTGACGGTCCGCCCGCGCAGCCACGCGGTCGCCCACCACGCGACCCTGCCCGACACGGGCAGCGTGTGCAGGTCGGAGTCGCTCACGGCGCGCGACGATACGCGCCGCCGGGTAGCGGGGGAGCGGTGGATAGGGTGACCGCCATGGTCGCTGTCGTGGAGTTCGCGGGCGTGACGGTGCGCCGGGGCGGTGCCACCCTGCTCGACTCCGTCGACTGGGAGGTCGCCGAGGACCAGCGCTGGGTGGTGCTGGGCCCCAACGGAGCCGGCAAGACCACGCTGCTGCAGGTCGCCTCCGCCCAGCTGCACCCGACCGTGGGGGTCGCGGGCATCCTCGACGAGGTGCTCGGCACCGTCGACGTGTTCGAGCTGCGGCCCCGGATCGGGCTCACGAGCGCCGCGCTCGCCGAGCGGATCCCGCGCGACGAACGTGTCCACGACGTGGTGGTCTCGGCGTCCTACGGCGTCGTCGGCCGCTGGCGCGAGGCCTACGACGAGCTCGACCACGAGCGCGCCGACGAGCTCCTGGTCGAGGTCGGCGTACGCCATCTCGCGGAGCGCACGTTCGGCACCCTCAGCGAGGGGGAGCGCAAGCGGGTGCAGGTGGCGCGCGCGCTGATGACGGACCCGGAGCTGCTGCTCCTCGACGAGCCGGCAGCGGGCCTGGACCTCGGCGGTCGCGAGGACCTCGTCAACACGCTCTCGGTCCTGGCCGACGACCCGGCCTCGCCCGCCACGGTGCTGGTGTCCCACCACGTCGAGGAGATCCCCCCGGGGTTCACCCACGCGATGCTGCTGCGGGAAGGGCGCGTCGTCGCGTCCGGTCCGATGGAGGAGGTCGTGACCGAGGAGGCGCTCAGCGACACCTTCGGCATGCCCCTGGGCCTGTCCTCGGAGGACGGCCGCTTCAGCGCCCGGCGGCGGACGCCGCGGCGCGCACTCTGAACCAGCCGTGGGATCGGGTGCCGCCGGATAGGGTTGCGGCATGGACTGGATCCGCGAACACATGACGGAGTCGTGGCTCGCGCTGGCCATCGTGCTCGGTGTTGCGGAGATGTTCTCCCTGGACCTGGTCCTGATCATGCTCGCCACCGGCGCGCTCGGCGGGATGGTGGCCTCGTTCTTCACGGACTCGTTCGCGATCGCCGCGGTGGTCGCCCTGATCACCTCGGTCGGGATGCTCGCCGTGGTGAGGCCCGGCCTCGCCCGCAAGCTCGACCACGGGCCAGAGCTGCGCCTGGGGCACCGCAAGCTGGTCGGGACGCAGGGGATCGTGACCGAGACCGTCACCTCGCTGACGCCGGGCCGGGTCCGGCTCTCGGGCGAGCTCTGGAGCGCCCAGCCCTACGACGAGACGCTCACCATCGAGTCGGGTGAGACCGTGGAGGTGTTCGAGATCCGCGGCGCCACCGCGTACGTCCACCCCGTCCCACGCCTGGAACCATGACCGCCATCCACTCGGAGGAGATCTGATGCCCACCTTGCTCATCGTGTTGGCGCTGCTCGCGGTGTTCGCCATCGTGATGCTGGCCAAGACCGTGAAGATCATCCCGCAGGCGCGGGCCGGCATCGTCGAGCGGTTCGGGAAGTACCAGCAGACCCTCGACGCGGGCCTCAAGATCATCGTCCCCTTCATCGACAAGGTCCGTTACCTCATCGACCTGCGTGAGCAGGTGGTCAGCTTCCCGCCGCAGCCGGTCATCACCGAGGACAACCTCGTGGTGTCGATCGACACCGTCATCTACTTCCAGGTGACCGACCCGGTCGCGG
This genomic interval from Nocardioides euryhalodurans contains the following:
- a CDS encoding ABC transporter ATP-binding protein; this translates as MVAVVEFAGVTVRRGGATLLDSVDWEVAEDQRWVVLGPNGAGKTTLLQVASAQLHPTVGVAGILDEVLGTVDVFELRPRIGLTSAALAERIPRDERVHDVVVSASYGVVGRWREAYDELDHERADELLVEVGVRHLAERTFGTLSEGERKRVQVARALMTDPELLLLDEPAAGLDLGGREDLVNTLSVLADDPASPATVLVSHHVEEIPPGFTHAMLLREGRVVASGPMEEVVTEEALSDTFGMPLGLSSEDGRFSARRRTPRRAL
- a CDS encoding NfeD family protein encodes the protein MDWIREHMTESWLALAIVLGVAEMFSLDLVLIMLATGALGGMVASFFTDSFAIAAVVALITSVGMLAVVRPGLARKLDHGPELRLGHRKLVGTQGIVTETVTSLTPGRVRLSGELWSAQPYDETLTIESGETVEVFEIRGATAYVHPVPRLEP